A region of Rhodanobacteraceae bacterium DNA encodes the following proteins:
- a CDS encoding MotA/TolQ/ExbB proton channel family protein, with protein sequence MQRNSTQQQAALNSEIAALESRVLALDNETSRLADESNLAEEAAINNEETSNLLAATFAQASATLEGFGIELMKSEPFAALADGDKTAQMFAAADQKLGELSTVRKQPGSFFLADGTQVEGTLLRLGNIAVYGISDQGAGALVPAGGGQFKLWREPSADIAKALAAGEKPAVLPVFVFESAASAIAEPEKKTVSGEVAKGGPIGYVILALGAIAMVLVVLRAIFLSQAGAAVQPTIAAAAPLVRQHRAAEAIDAVKQRKGSAARVVTAALRNIEREREHLEDIISEAILHESTRLNRFGSIILMVAAVAPLLGLLGTVTGMIQTFDVITEFGTSDPKLLAGGIATALVTTELGLIVAIPCLLLGNLLSGWAERIKDDMEQGAIKVINMYQERRDSTLSAKAA encoded by the coding sequence ATGCAGCGCAACTCGACGCAGCAACAAGCTGCACTGAACTCGGAAATCGCCGCGCTCGAGTCCCGCGTACTGGCGCTGGACAACGAGACCAGCCGGCTCGCCGACGAATCGAATCTGGCCGAAGAAGCCGCCATCAACAACGAGGAAACCAGCAATCTGCTGGCGGCTACCTTTGCCCAGGCCAGCGCCACGCTGGAAGGCTTCGGCATTGAACTGATGAAGTCGGAGCCCTTTGCGGCGCTGGCCGATGGCGACAAGACCGCGCAGATGTTTGCCGCCGCCGACCAGAAGCTGGGCGAGTTGTCGACCGTGCGCAAGCAGCCGGGCAGCTTCTTCCTGGCCGACGGCACCCAGGTGGAGGGCACGCTGCTGCGCCTGGGCAATATCGCTGTCTACGGCATCAGCGATCAGGGTGCCGGTGCGCTGGTGCCTGCCGGCGGCGGCCAGTTCAAGCTCTGGCGCGAGCCCTCGGCCGACATCGCCAAGGCGCTGGCCGCGGGCGAGAAGCCCGCTGTGCTGCCGGTGTTCGTGTTTGAAAGTGCAGCCTCGGCCATCGCCGAACCGGAGAAGAAAACGGTCAGTGGCGAAGTCGCCAAGGGCGGTCCCATCGGCTATGTGATCCTGGCGCTGGGTGCCATTGCCATGGTGCTGGTGGTACTGCGCGCGATCTTCCTCTCGCAGGCCGGTGCCGCCGTGCAGCCGACCATTGCCGCCGCCGCGCCGCTGGTGCGTCAGCACCGTGCCGCCGAAGCCATCGATGCGGTCAAGCAGCGCAAGGGCTCGGCCGCCCGAGTGGTGACCGCCGCGCTGCGCAACATCGAACGTGAGCGCGAGCATCTGGAAGACATCATTTCCGAGGCCATCCTGCACGAAAGCACGCGCCTGAACCGCTTTGGCTCGATCATCCTGATGGTGGCTGCCGTGGCGCCGCTGCTGGGTCTGCTCGGTACCGTGACCGGCATGATCCAGACCTTCGATGTGATCACCGAGTTCGGCACCAGCGATCCCAAACTGCTGGCTGGCGGCATCGCCACCGCGCTGGTCACCACCGAGCTTGGCCTGATCGTTGCCATTCCCTGCCTGCTGCTCGGCAACCTGCTGTCTGGCTGGGCCGAGCGCATCAAGGACGATATGGAACAGGGCGCGATCAAGGTCATCAACATGTACCAGGAGCGTCGCGACAGCACGCTCTCGGCGAAGGCGGCTTGA
- a CDS encoding outer membrane beta-barrel protein, whose amino-acid sequence MKSNTTLYLLGLVAALSGNIAAASNWETSGYTGLGYVDENGIDDQSFSSSTSLVYRFNDTLGMEGGYTRFGDFKDNFDVTGGRAKAEVGIDGFTLGLNALINTGDSWYLTGRIGFWAWDADFKLSVPGTATLRDNDSGTDLYAGAGFGYNFTERFGAGLGVSYYSVDVGGSNTGVYIVGLNTHYSFK is encoded by the coding sequence ATGAAATCCAATACCACGCTGTACCTGCTCGGACTCGTCGCCGCACTGAGCGGCAACATCGCCGCAGCCAGCAACTGGGAGACCAGTGGCTACACCGGTCTGGGCTATGTCGACGAGAACGGGATTGACGATCAGTCCTTCTCCAGCAGCACCTCCCTGGTCTATCGCTTCAACGACACGCTCGGCATGGAAGGCGGCTACACCCGTTTTGGTGATTTCAAGGACAACTTCGACGTGACTGGCGGCCGTGCCAAGGCCGAGGTCGGCATCGACGGCTTCACGCTGGGTCTGAATGCGCTGATCAACACTGGCGATTCCTGGTATCTGACCGGGCGCATCGGTTTCTGGGCCTGGGACGCCGATTTCAAGCTCAGCGTGCCCGGCACTGCCACGCTCAGGGACAACGACAGCGGCACCGACCTCTACGCCGGTGCCGGTTTCGGATACAACTTCACGGAACGCTTCGGCGCGGGCCTGGGTGTCAGCTACTACAGCGTGGATGTGGGCGGCTCGAATACCGGCGTGTACATCGTCGGATTGAACACCCACTACTCGTTCAAGTAA
- a CDS encoding DUF3450 family protein, whose product MNPMPMRMCIAAACTLLFVTAPVSAQSGGSPGALAESLIKLRSEVEQLNNDVELTRLEARTQMAALSAQKAELQASVNRAELNARKLREDLAKKQAEAESAGVAGDALKPVLLSALQQLRQRIASGLPFKQSERLAELDELQRQVESGTLATPRAANRLWAFYEDEFRITRENGIYSQTIPLDGAEVLADVAKVGSMMLFFRLSDGRVGMAKSVGGDWRFEVLTDPADQKRVLAYFDALGKQIRQGWFELPNALAGGVQ is encoded by the coding sequence ATGAACCCTATGCCTATGCGCATGTGCATTGCTGCTGCGTGCACGCTGCTGTTTGTCACCGCTCCCGTGTCGGCCCAGTCGGGCGGTTCCCCCGGCGCCCTGGCGGAATCCTTGATCAAGTTGCGCTCGGAGGTGGAGCAGCTCAACAACGACGTCGAGCTGACGCGCCTGGAGGCGCGCACGCAGATGGCGGCGCTGTCAGCCCAGAAGGCAGAGCTTCAAGCCTCGGTCAATCGCGCCGAATTGAATGCACGCAAGCTGCGCGAGGATCTGGCCAAGAAGCAGGCCGAAGCCGAATCGGCCGGTGTCGCTGGCGATGCGCTGAAGCCGGTGTTGCTGAGCGCACTGCAACAACTGCGACAGCGGATTGCATCCGGGCTGCCCTTCAAGCAGAGCGAACGGCTGGCCGAGCTGGACGAGCTTCAGCGTCAGGTCGAATCGGGCACCTTGGCCACGCCTCGCGCAGCCAACCGCCTGTGGGCCTTCTATGAGGACGAGTTCCGGATCACGCGCGAGAACGGCATCTACAGCCAAACCATCCCGCTGGACGGCGCCGAGGTGCTGGCGGACGTCGCCAAGGTCGGGTCGATGATGCTGTTCTTCCGTCTGAGCGACGGCCGCGTCGGCATGGCCAAGTCGGTCGGCGGCGACTGGCGTTTCGAGGTCCTGACCGATCCGGCCGATCAGAAACGCGTGCTGGCCTATTTTGATGCCCTCGGCAAGCAGATCCGCCAGGGCTGGTTCGAACTGCCCAATGCGCTGGCCGGAGGTGTGCAATGA
- a CDS encoding biopolymer transporter ExbD yields the protein MSFRRHQDKPAEGGVDLTPMIDMTFILLIFFMVSTTFVKDMKVDIDRPGATATQVASTKAVRVYIDKQGQTYIDGEPVQIWTLQSRIRDQIKAMTSKSVLVVTDELVPSGRLVEVVDQARLAGAEDIGVATSVEAGEG from the coding sequence ATGAGTTTTCGCCGTCACCAGGACAAACCCGCCGAAGGTGGTGTCGATCTGACCCCGATGATCGACATGACCTTCATCCTGCTGATCTTCTTCATGGTCAGCACCACCTTCGTCAAGGACATGAAGGTCGATATCGACCGCCCCGGCGCCACCGCCACCCAGGTGGCCTCGACCAAGGCCGTGCGCGTGTACATCGACAAGCAGGGACAGACCTACATCGACGGCGAGCCGGTGCAGATCTGGACGCTGCAGAGCCGCATCCGCGACCAGATCAAGGCCATGACCAGCAAGAGCGTGCTGGTGGTCACCGACGAACTGGTGCCTTCCGGACGCCTGGTGGAAGTGGTCGATCAGGCCCGCCTGGCAGGTGCCGAGGATATCGGCGTGGCGACGTCGGTTGAGGCGGGAGAGGGCTGA
- a CDS encoding autotransporter outer membrane beta-barrel domain-containing protein, with amino-acid sequence MHHKTTTWMAMGLLAMSSIAHAQNPAIDQLSQFANSATTLNNARAIGTLCFAGNRLSARLQSDCNTLVGAAFGADPALDTAVRSALARITADNATIPLDRSGLGKASLVPVAPSGSGPGWAALMTADPSVVAMSLSGDGDGADWSLFVNARFDQNDRDRSANEDGFSSDGNAATVGVDLRTSPNSHVGAAVSFGRSNLDYTGASGKLDTRETGFNLFAGWQADNGFYLDSLLTFNRRKQDQVRRIAYGLGSSSVDQSFDSKFDSDERLLALTAGFQVNRGAASFNPYLRVELVKADSDGYTEISRNPTANGGGWALQVAPIDESFNRTALGMRAAYAISGSNGVYLPFVDLSLIKVNGANNEPASVRYTGDLSANVNLSAVDFLMVADAEDNSYGSAALGMSAQWANGWSGFFSYRRNFAESRYTQEQINLGLRMEF; translated from the coding sequence ATGCATCACAAGACCACAACATGGATGGCGATGGGTTTGCTGGCGATGAGTTCAATCGCCCATGCGCAGAATCCAGCCATTGATCAGCTGAGCCAGTTTGCGAATTCGGCAACGACCCTGAACAACGCTCGGGCCATAGGCACGCTGTGTTTTGCCGGCAACCGGCTGAGCGCACGACTGCAAAGTGACTGCAATACCCTGGTGGGTGCGGCCTTCGGTGCCGACCCGGCCCTGGATACCGCGGTGCGCAGTGCATTGGCGCGGATCACCGCTGACAACGCCACCATCCCGTTGGATCGCTCTGGCCTCGGCAAGGCCAGCTTGGTGCCGGTGGCGCCCAGCGGCAGCGGCCCGGGCTGGGCGGCATTGATGACTGCCGATCCTTCGGTGGTGGCGATGAGCCTGTCTGGTGACGGTGATGGGGCTGACTGGTCACTGTTCGTGAATGCCCGCTTCGATCAGAACGACCGCGACCGCAGTGCCAACGAGGATGGTTTCAGCAGCGATGGCAATGCCGCCACGGTGGGTGTCGATCTGCGCACCAGCCCGAACTCCCACGTCGGCGCAGCGGTCAGCTTCGGCCGCAGCAATCTCGATTACACCGGCGCCTCGGGCAAGCTGGACACGCGTGAAACGGGCTTCAACCTGTTTGCCGGTTGGCAAGCCGACAATGGCTTCTATCTGGACTCCCTGCTGACCTTCAATCGGCGCAAGCAGGATCAGGTGCGGCGGATTGCCTATGGTCTCGGCAGCTCCTCGGTAGACCAGAGCTTTGATTCCAAGTTCGACAGTGACGAGCGCCTGCTGGCACTGACGGCCGGTTTCCAGGTGAACCGCGGTGCGGCCAGCTTCAATCCCTATCTGCGGGTGGAACTGGTCAAGGCCGACAGCGATGGCTACACCGAAATCTCGCGCAATCCCACGGCCAACGGTGGCGGCTGGGCACTGCAGGTGGCGCCCATAGACGAGTCCTTCAATCGCACGGCGTTGGGCATGCGCGCGGCCTATGCCATCAGCGGCAGCAATGGGGTCTACCTGCCCTTTGTCGATCTGTCACTGATCAAGGTGAACGGCGCCAACAATGAACCCGCCAGCGTGCGCTACACCGGCGATCTGTCGGCCAATGTCAACCTGAGCGCCGTCGACTTCCTGATGGTGGCAGATGCCGAAGACAACAGCTATGGCAGTGCCGCGCTGGGCATGAGCGCGCAGTGGGCCAATGGCTGGTCGGGCTTCTTCAGCTATCGCCGCAACTTCGCCGAAAGCCGCTACACCCAGGAACAGATCAACCTCGGCCTGCGCATGGAGTTCTGA
- a CDS encoding energy transducer TonB — MIATRSRRLGAALLSTAIGLMLVGSSILWMNRKADLRSGESGTAISQIVAEKKEKPKPKREVQKREPPKRQPKRAPAPPSANLGSALAGLDFGLPQYESEDLSALGSNLLGDGKDVVMTDSSVDVPPRPMVQSAIPYPLRAKAQGVEGYVLLSVLISPTGQVERVKVLESQPAGVFEAAAEAGVKTWKFEPAQYQGQAVRVWATQRVRFDLS, encoded by the coding sequence ATGATCGCCACGCGCTCCCGTCGTCTTGGCGCCGCGCTGTTGAGCACGGCCATCGGCTTGATGCTGGTCGGCAGTTCGATCCTGTGGATGAATCGCAAGGCCGATCTGCGCAGCGGCGAATCGGGCACGGCGATCTCGCAGATCGTGGCCGAGAAGAAGGAAAAGCCCAAGCCCAAGCGTGAGGTGCAGAAACGTGAGCCGCCCAAGCGTCAGCCCAAACGGGCGCCGGCGCCGCCGTCGGCGAATCTGGGCTCGGCGCTGGCCGGCCTGGATTTCGGCCTGCCGCAATACGAATCCGAAGACTTGTCGGCGCTGGGCAGCAATCTGCTCGGCGACGGCAAGGACGTGGTCATGACCGATTCCTCGGTCGATGTGCCACCGCGACCGATGGTGCAAAGTGCCATCCCCTACCCGCTGCGCGCCAAGGCCCAGGGCGTGGAGGGCTATGTCCTGCTGAGCGTGCTGATCAGCCCCACCGGCCAGGTCGAGCGGGTCAAGGTGCTCGAATCGCAGCCGGCAGGCGTCTTCGAAGCCGCCGCCGAAGCCGGCGTCAAGACCTGGAAATTCGAACCCGCCCAGTACCAGGGTCAAGCCGTACGCGTGTGGGCCACGCAGCGGGTGAGGTTTGATTTGTCATGA
- a CDS encoding MotA/TolQ/ExbB proton channel family protein encodes MIGDRVHSVGSAAEAIGAYLQNGGLVMPPLVLCVVVLWFAIGWRWVTLNRGGAKSVRVLINNRLRDKPRVLKGIVDTAVNQGVALWAEHKPYLRERLDEAFGHYQSEIKRYSLVVSTIVAIAPLLGLLGTVIGMIETFNSLGDMTLFSQTGGIAGGIATALFTTQMGLVVAVPGYIVKSVLDRRQRQIEHDLAQIKDILCSLSPARPEIHP; translated from the coding sequence ATGATCGGCGATCGCGTCCATAGCGTAGGCAGCGCCGCAGAGGCCATCGGCGCCTATCTGCAGAACGGCGGGCTGGTGATGCCGCCGCTGGTGCTATGCGTGGTGGTGCTGTGGTTCGCCATCGGCTGGCGCTGGGTCACGCTCAATCGTGGCGGCGCCAAGAGTGTGCGTGTGCTGATCAACAACCGATTGCGTGACAAGCCCAGGGTACTCAAGGGCATCGTCGATACTGCGGTCAATCAGGGTGTCGCTCTGTGGGCCGAGCACAAGCCTTATCTGCGCGAACGCCTGGACGAGGCCTTTGGACATTATCAGAGCGAGATCAAGCGCTATTCGCTGGTGGTCTCGACCATTGTCGCCATTGCTCCGCTGCTGGGCCTGCTCGGCACCGTGATCGGCATGATCGAGACCTTCAACTCGCTCGGCGACATGACCCTGTTCAGCCAGACCGGCGGCATCGCCGGCGGTATCGCCACCGCGCTGTTCACCACCCAGATGGGACTGGTGGTGGCGGTGCCTGGCTACATCGTCAAGAGCGTGCTCGACCGGCGTCAACGCCAGATCGAACATGACCTTGCCCAGATCAAAGACATCTTGTGCTCGCTGTCACCGGCGCGCCCGGAGATCCATCCATGA